A portion of the Sulfurospirillum diekertiae genome contains these proteins:
- a CDS encoding DegT/DnrJ/EryC1/StrS family aminotransferase, whose protein sequence is MKKLAINGGEKLRTNPFPAYNTIGTEEEEAVLRVLRSGKLSTYLGAWHEDFYGGSEVRAFEKAWATFFGVKHAISVNSATSGLICAVGAAGIEAGDEVIVSPYTMSASAVAPLFYGGIPVFADIEKDTYCLDPKSVERKITHKTKAIIVVDIFGQPYDVEAINAIAKKHNLIVIEDAAQAPGAMYKESYAGTLGDMGVFSLNYHKHIHSGEGGVIVTNDDALANKLQLIRNHAESVIANKGFSSSAELVNMVGFNFRMTEMECAVAREQLKKLPSLLQTRQGNVAYINEALKSIPCLKTTKTREHAKHAFYVHPLEFDASLAGGVHRDIFIKAVKAELPRTIMRDDSDVLIGCGYVKPIYLQPMFAHKIAFGSKGYPFNFSSITYQKGDCPVCENLHFERLFTHELMRPGMSRNDMDDVVKAFVKVWENREELV, encoded by the coding sequence ATGAAAAAATTAGCCATCAACGGCGGAGAGAAACTCAGAACTAACCCTTTTCCAGCTTATAACACCATAGGGACAGAAGAAGAGGAAGCGGTTCTCCGTGTGCTTCGTAGTGGAAAACTCTCTACCTATCTTGGTGCTTGGCATGAAGATTTTTACGGTGGAAGTGAAGTGCGCGCTTTTGAGAAAGCGTGGGCAACGTTTTTTGGTGTCAAACATGCCATCAGTGTCAACTCCGCAACCTCAGGGCTTATTTGCGCTGTAGGAGCAGCTGGGATCGAAGCGGGCGATGAAGTCATCGTGAGCCCCTACACTATGTCAGCCTCAGCCGTTGCACCGCTTTTTTACGGTGGTATTCCCGTGTTTGCCGATATCGAAAAAGATACTTACTGCCTAGACCCCAAAAGCGTTGAGCGAAAAATTACTCACAAAACGAAAGCCATCATCGTGGTGGACATCTTTGGTCAACCTTATGATGTAGAAGCCATCAATGCGATTGCTAAAAAGCACAACCTCATCGTCATCGAAGATGCGGCGCAAGCTCCAGGTGCTATGTACAAAGAAAGCTATGCTGGCACACTGGGCGATATGGGTGTTTTCTCGCTCAATTACCACAAACATATCCATTCAGGTGAAGGTGGTGTCATCGTCACCAATGATGACGCACTCGCCAATAAACTGCAACTTATCCGTAACCACGCCGAATCCGTCATCGCTAATAAAGGCTTTAGCTCTTCAGCTGAGCTTGTCAACATGGTTGGCTTTAACTTTCGTATGACAGAGATGGAGTGTGCCGTAGCACGTGAACAGCTTAAGAAACTTCCCTCTTTACTTCAAACACGCCAAGGAAATGTCGCCTACATCAACGAGGCACTGAAAAGCATTCCCTGCCTTAAAACAACAAAGACCAGAGAACATGCAAAACACGCTTTTTACGTGCATCCTTTAGAGTTTGACGCAAGCCTTGCAGGTGGTGTTCACCGTGATATTTTCATCAAAGCAGTCAAAGCAGAGCTTCCTCGCACCATCATGCGTGATGATTCTGATGTTTTAATCGGATGTGGTTATGTGAAACCCATCTATCTGCAACCTATGTTTGCACATAAAATTGCCTTTGGAAGTAAAGGCTATCCGTTTAATTTCTCTTCCATAACCTATCAAAAAGGCGACTGTCCCGTATGCGAAAACCTGCACTTTGAGCGTCTTTTTACCCATGAGCTGATGCGCCCCGGTATGAGTAGAAATGATATGGACGATGTGGTAAAAGCGTTTGTTAAAGTCTGGGAAAATAGAGAGGAATTGGTGTGA
- the pseB gene encoding UDP-N-acetylglucosamine 4,6-dehydratase (inverting) codes for MFNGKNILITGGTGSFGKKYTEILLKNYKPNKIIIYSRDELKQYEMAQQFTDPCMRFFIGDVRDVDRLKNAMYGVNYVIHAAALKHVPIAEYNPMECIKTNINGAGNVIDAALECGVEKVIALSTDKAANPINLYGATKLASDKLFVAANNIRGARRTEFAVVRYGNVVGSRGSVVPFFKKLMAEGAKELPITEAEMTRFWITLEQGVNFVLKNFQRMQGGEIFIPKIASMKMVDLAKSMAPHLGVKIIGIRPGEKMHEVMVPKDDSHLTLEFHDHYVIQPSILFTQRNDFTCNAIGEKGTPVKYGFEYSSETNTQWLDAKGLMEMINA; via the coding sequence GTGTTTAATGGCAAAAATATTCTTATCACGGGCGGAACAGGCAGTTTTGGCAAAAAATATACCGAGATTCTTTTAAAAAATTATAAACCCAATAAAATCATCATTTATTCTCGCGATGAACTCAAACAGTATGAAATGGCACAGCAATTCACCGACCCTTGCATGCGTTTTTTTATAGGCGATGTACGTGATGTTGATCGGCTTAAAAATGCGATGTATGGCGTCAATTATGTCATTCATGCTGCGGCACTCAAGCATGTTCCTATTGCCGAGTACAATCCAATGGAATGCATTAAAACCAACATCAATGGTGCTGGAAACGTGATTGACGCTGCTCTTGAATGCGGTGTTGAAAAAGTCATCGCTCTCTCCACTGACAAAGCGGCCAATCCTATCAATCTTTATGGTGCAACCAAACTGGCGAGCGATAAACTTTTTGTTGCGGCCAATAACATCAGAGGTGCGCGTAGAACAGAATTTGCCGTTGTTCGTTATGGCAATGTTGTAGGCTCCCGTGGCTCGGTTGTTCCTTTCTTTAAAAAGCTGATGGCAGAGGGAGCTAAGGAGCTTCCTATTACGGAAGCTGAGATGACACGTTTTTGGATTACGTTGGAGCAAGGGGTCAATTTTGTGCTTAAAAATTTCCAACGAATGCAAGGTGGCGAAATCTTCATTCCTAAAATTGCTTCGATGAAAATGGTCGATTTAGCCAAAAGTATGGCACCGCATTTGGGCGTTAAAATCATCGGTATTCGTCCCGGTGAAAAGATGCATGAAGTGATGGTTCCCAAAGATGACAGCCACTTAACACTTGAATTTCATGACCACTATGTCATTCAACCAAGCATCCTGTTTACCCAACGCAATGACTTTACATGTAACGCAATTGGAGAGAAGGGAACGCCTGTTAAATACGGCTTTGAGTATAGTTCAGAGACGAATACACAATGGCTTGATGCCAAAGGCTTAATGGAGATGATAAACGCATGA
- the pseC gene encoding UDP-4-amino-4,6-dideoxy-N-acetyl-beta-L-altrosamine transaminase, which produces MIPYSRQSIDQSDIDAVVETLKGDFLTGGKKVSDFEEALAHYLGVKHVCVMNSATSALHVAYQIIGLQKGDEVITTPLTFAATSNTAIQCGATPIFCDIRYDGNIDERKIEALITPQTKAIAPVDFGGNPLPIDTLKALCDKHKLFLIEDASHALGSQINGKKVGVTADMTIFSFHAIKPITTFEGGAIATNNTAFYEQAKLLRSHGIIKKELWNSDMVTLGENYRLSDVACALGLSQLKRLEHFIDKRNEIAHYYDKRFANNPYFTTIAIDQTKRSTYHLYPLLLDRSLWCSKEEIFQALHVKGLGVQVHYKPVYQFSYYKKLFGEQRLETTEDFYKAELSIPCHQGMSMEDARMVADTLLETLASIKGCKR; this is translated from the coding sequence ATGATTCCGTATAGCAGACAAAGTATCGATCAAAGCGATATCGATGCGGTTGTAGAGACACTGAAAGGCGATTTTCTCACCGGTGGGAAAAAAGTCAGCGACTTTGAAGAGGCCTTGGCACACTACCTTGGCGTTAAACATGTGTGTGTCATGAACTCCGCCACTTCTGCTCTGCATGTCGCTTATCAGATTATTGGACTTCAAAAGGGTGATGAAGTCATCACAACACCTCTCACATTTGCTGCAACCTCTAACACTGCCATCCAATGCGGAGCAACCCCTATATTTTGCGATATTCGTTATGATGGCAATATTGACGAACGCAAAATAGAGGCGTTAATCACTCCTCAAACGAAAGCAATAGCGCCTGTGGATTTTGGCGGAAATCCACTGCCTATTGATACCCTTAAAGCACTGTGCGACAAGCATAAACTCTTTTTAATCGAAGATGCTAGCCATGCACTGGGAAGCCAAATCAATGGTAAAAAAGTAGGCGTAACGGCAGATATGACCATCTTTAGTTTTCATGCGATTAAGCCTATTACGACCTTTGAAGGTGGCGCTATTGCCACGAATAATACTGCTTTTTATGAACAAGCCAAACTGTTACGCTCACATGGCATTATTAAAAAAGAATTATGGAATTCTGACATGGTTACATTGGGCGAAAACTATCGCCTTAGTGATGTAGCATGCGCCTTGGGACTTTCACAACTCAAACGATTGGAGCATTTTATTGATAAACGCAACGAAATCGCGCACTATTATGATAAACGATTTGCAAACAATCCCTACTTCACCACGATTGCGATTGATCAAACCAAGCGAAGCACCTACCATCTCTACCCTCTTTTGCTCGATCGTTCCCTTTGGTGCTCCAAAGAAGAGATCTTCCAAGCGTTACATGTAAAAGGTTTAGGGGTGCAAGTTCACTATAAACCTGTCTATCAATTTAGCTACTACAAAAAGCTTTTTGGCGAACAACGTTTGGAAACAACGGAAGATTTTTACAAAGCAGAACTCTCCATCCCCTGCCATCAAGGCATGAGCATGGAAGATGCACGTATGGTTGCAGACACCCTGCTTGAAACACTCGCTTCAATTAAAGGATGTAAACGATGA
- the pseI gene encoding pseudaminic acid synthase: protein MKIGNFDLTGMKTLIIAELSANHGHSLDIAKQTIKAAKKAGADAIKLQTYTADTLTLNCDKEDFVVKGGTLWDNKTYYELYKEAYTPWEWHKELFEVAKEEGLLCFSTPFDKSAVDFLETLNPPAYKVASFEVTDYELVRYIASKQKPIIISTGIATLQEIEDVVALCKKEGNNDIVLLQCTSSYPAPLESANLLTIPDLSKRFGVIAGFSDHTLGITAPIAAVALGAKVIEKHFILDRAIGGADASFSLDEEAFTQMVQAVREAEKLLGKPTYNTNEKTIKGRQFSRSLYVAKDITKGDIFSEENIRSVRPGYGLHPKYLNEILGKCAKRDLSFGDRLNIEDAE from the coding sequence ATGAAAATAGGAAACTTTGATTTAACAGGAATGAAAACACTCATTATTGCCGAACTCTCTGCCAATCATGGGCACAGCCTAGACATTGCAAAACAAACTATAAAAGCGGCTAAAAAAGCAGGCGCTGATGCTATTAAACTTCAAACCTACACCGCTGACACCTTAACGCTTAACTGCGATAAAGAAGATTTTGTTGTCAAAGGTGGCACTCTGTGGGATAACAAAACATATTATGAACTCTACAAGGAAGCGTATACCCCATGGGAGTGGCATAAAGAGCTTTTTGAGGTTGCCAAAGAAGAAGGACTCCTCTGTTTTTCAACACCGTTTGACAAAAGTGCTGTGGATTTTTTAGAGACGCTGAACCCTCCTGCGTATAAAGTGGCAAGCTTTGAGGTGACTGATTATGAGCTCGTGCGCTACATCGCTTCCAAACAAAAACCCATCATCATCTCCACAGGAATTGCAACACTTCAAGAGATCGAAGATGTAGTTGCTCTCTGCAAAAAAGAGGGAAACAACGACATTGTTTTACTGCAATGCACCTCCTCTTACCCTGCCCCACTTGAGAGTGCAAACCTTCTCACCATACCAGACCTCAGCAAACGTTTTGGTGTCATTGCAGGCTTTTCAGACCACACTCTTGGCATCACTGCACCGATTGCCGCAGTCGCACTGGGTGCTAAAGTCATCGAAAAGCATTTTATTTTAGACAGAGCCATTGGTGGAGCAGATGCAAGTTTCTCTTTGGATGAGGAAGCCTTTACGCAAATGGTTCAAGCCGTACGTGAGGCTGAAAAATTACTGGGTAAGCCTACTTATAACACCAATGAAAAAACCATCAAAGGCAGACAGTTTTCAAGGAGCCTTTATGTGGCAAAAGATATTACAAAAGGTGACATTTTTAGCGAAGAAAATATCCGCTCCGTCCGCCCAGGGTATGGTCTTCACCCCAAGTATTTGAATGAGATTTTGGGTAAATGTGCCAAAAGAGATTTAAGCTTTGGAGACAGACTCAACATTGAGGATGCTGAGTGA
- a CDS encoding GNAT family N-acetyltransferase codes for MKLIGEHLYLRPLHVNDALGDYPSWLNDRVVCQYNSHGDTLYTQEMALSYIQSMQNNLTCKVFAMCDKTSDKHIGNIALQAISPKNKSAEFAILLGDKAYWGKGLSKEAGKLLLDYGFDFLKLHRIYCGTSEANVPMQHLARSLGMELEGRRKEALLKHENFYDVLEYGIVQKPIQNRSTSDIES; via the coding sequence GTGAAATTAATTGGTGAACATCTCTATCTTCGCCCTTTACATGTAAACGATGCTTTGGGTGATTATCCCTCATGGCTAAACGATCGCGTGGTCTGCCAGTATAACTCTCATGGAGATACGCTCTATACCCAAGAGATGGCACTTTCCTACATTCAAAGCATGCAAAACAATCTTACATGTAAAGTTTTTGCCATGTGCGATAAAACAAGCGATAAACATATTGGAAACATTGCATTGCAAGCGATTTCTCCTAAAAATAAGAGTGCAGAATTTGCCATTTTATTGGGCGATAAAGCCTATTGGGGGAAAGGTCTCTCTAAAGAAGCAGGGAAACTTTTGCTAGACTATGGTTTTGACTTTTTAAAGCTACACCGTATTTATTGTGGAACCAGTGAAGCCAATGTTCCAATGCAACATTTAGCACGTTCCTTAGGCATGGAACTTGAAGGCAGGCGCAAAGAAGCGCTGTTGAAACATGAAAACTTTTACGACGTTTTAGAATACGGCATCGTTCAGAAGCCTATACAAAACCGCTCAACATCCGATATAGAGTCATAG
- a CDS encoding N-acetyl sugar amidotransferase, translating to MSQSNESKYNYGQPLYPEHLIYCVRCCMPSSNEGMQFDEMGVCLACQAQEQKMHINWKERESTLRSILEEYKVKAGNNYDCIIPISGGKDSVFQLHVLTKVYGMKPLAVTFNHNWYSEVGKFNLENCLEKLGVDHIMFTPNKPLIKKLFVKSFYKIGDSCWHCHAGVGAFPLQIAVKFNIPLLIWGESVCEVSGRANFTDKAVKFDRDYFTKVSAKLYPEQMIDDEITAKDLKPFELPSYEDIERVGVVGIHLGDYLFWDDERQMEFIKKEYEWKEEFRAGHYKGFKGNECKFETLHDHMKFVKRGFGRGTDQASSDVRYGLLTREEGFEVAKKYDQQRPAYLDDFLDMAHISEEEYTTVLKAMREGKFKEAK from the coding sequence ATGTCACAATCAAATGAATCTAAATATAATTACGGACAACCTTTATACCCTGAACATTTAATTTATTGTGTACGCTGTTGTATGCCAAGTTCTAATGAAGGAATGCAGTTTGATGAAATGGGCGTTTGTCTTGCGTGTCAAGCGCAAGAGCAGAAAATGCACATTAACTGGAAAGAACGTGAGAGTACACTTCGTTCCATTTTAGAAGAGTACAAAGTAAAAGCTGGCAATAACTATGACTGTATTATCCCTATTAGTGGCGGTAAAGATAGCGTTTTTCAACTACATGTTCTAACAAAAGTCTATGGCATGAAACCACTCGCGGTAACGTTTAATCACAACTGGTATAGCGAAGTTGGAAAATTTAATCTTGAAAATTGTCTTGAAAAACTGGGGGTTGATCATATCATGTTTACACCCAACAAACCTCTTATTAAAAAACTTTTTGTTAAGTCGTTTTATAAAATCGGAGACTCTTGTTGGCACTGCCACGCAGGTGTTGGTGCATTTCCATTACAAATTGCCGTTAAATTCAATATTCCCTTACTTATTTGGGGTGAATCAGTCTGTGAGGTAAGCGGTAGAGCAAACTTTACCGATAAAGCGGTTAAATTTGACAGAGACTATTTTACAAAGGTTTCGGCAAAACTCTATCCTGAGCAAATGATTGATGATGAAATTACCGCAAAAGATCTCAAACCTTTTGAACTCCCAAGTTACGAAGATATTGAACGTGTTGGTGTCGTAGGCATTCATCTAGGCGATTATCTTTTCTGGGATGATGAGCGTCAAATGGAATTCATTAAAAAAGAGTATGAATGGAAAGAAGAGTTTAGAGCTGGGCATTACAAAGGATTCAAAGGCAATGAATGCAAATTTGAAACATTACATGACCATATGAAATTTGTCAAACGTGGCTTTGGTAGAGGAACCGATCAGGCAAGTTCCGATGTTCGCTATGGACTTTTAACCAGAGAAGAGGGATTTGAAGTCGCTAAAAAATACGACCAACAACGCCCTGCTTATTTAGACGATTTTCTCGATATGGCACATATCAGTGAAGAAGAATACACCACTGTCCTCAAAGCCATGCGCGAGGGTAAGTTCAAAGAAGCAAAATGA
- the pseF gene encoding pseudaminic acid cytidylyltransferase, which produces MRLAIIPARGGSKRIPRKNIKEFCGKPMIAYSIEAAKKSGCFDKIIVSTDDEEIAALARTLGAEVPFMRPKELSDDHTATIPVIAHAIRETCHKELSQLDAICCIYATAPFVQAMFIKEAYEKLKLTKASYAFSATSFPFPIQRAIRLTKEDRVEMFSPENFNTRSQDLEDAYHDAGQFYWGTPEAWLEGKIIFAPHSTAVLLPRHLVQDIDTPEDWMRAEFMFKALGLHENTHKSG; this is translated from the coding sequence ATGAGACTGGCTATTATTCCTGCGCGAGGAGGAAGCAAACGCATTCCTCGTAAAAATATTAAAGAATTTTGTGGCAAACCCATGATCGCTTACAGCATTGAAGCCGCCAAAAAAAGTGGCTGTTTTGACAAAATTATTGTGAGCACTGACGATGAAGAGATTGCCGCATTGGCACGAACATTAGGTGCTGAAGTTCCCTTTATGCGTCCCAAGGAACTCAGTGATGACCACACGGCAACCATTCCTGTCATCGCCCATGCGATAAGAGAAACATGCCATAAAGAGTTATCACAACTAGATGCTATCTGTTGTATTTATGCGACGGCTCCTTTTGTGCAAGCGATGTTTATCAAAGAGGCATACGAAAAACTCAAACTTACCAAAGCATCGTATGCGTTTAGCGCCACGAGTTTTCCGTTTCCTATTCAACGTGCGATTCGCCTGACCAAAGAGGATCGTGTCGAGATGTTTTCACCTGAAAATTTTAATACACGAAGTCAAGATTTGGAAGATGCTTACCACGATGCGGGACAATTTTACTGGGGAACGCCCGAGGCATGGTTGGAAGGCAAAATCATTTTTGCACCCCACTCTACCGCTGTTCTTTTACCTCGCCATTTGGTGCAAGACATTGATACGCCCGAAGATTGGATGAGGGCTGAGTTTATGTTTAAAGCACTTGGACTTCATGAAAACACTCATAAGAGCGGATAG
- a CDS encoding formyltransferase family protein gives MKIAILTSPNQWFIAYAQKLETTIQNSKLFFDHQAIDETYTLVFILSYHRIIEKKYLQQHQHNIVIHASALPQGKGWAPMFWQILEGKNEIPFSMFEASEGIDDGDIYMQKILHLNGYELNAELRNKQAEFIMQMCLEFLEHYELYKTPHQQKGESTVYAKRSAKDSKLDIHKTIHDQFNLLRIVDNESYPAFFEIEGNRYTLKIERADENRKL, from the coding sequence ATGAAAATTGCCATTCTTACCTCACCAAATCAATGGTTTATCGCTTATGCACAAAAGCTTGAAACAACAATCCAAAATTCTAAACTTTTTTTTGATCATCAAGCAATAGACGAAACCTATACGCTTGTTTTTATTCTAAGTTACCACCGTATTATCGAAAAAAAATACTTACAACAACACCAACACAACATCGTTATTCACGCTTCTGCCTTACCTCAAGGCAAAGGATGGGCACCCATGTTTTGGCAAATACTTGAAGGTAAAAATGAGATTCCTTTTTCGATGTTCGAAGCTTCCGAAGGTATAGATGATGGGGATATTTATATGCAAAAAATCCTTCACCTAAATGGTTATGAGCTCAATGCTGAATTACGAAATAAGCAAGCTGAATTTATTATGCAAATGTGTTTAGAATTTTTAGAACATTATGAGCTCTACAAAACCCCACACCAGCAAAAAGGGGAATCAACAGTGTACGCGAAACGAAGTGCCAAAGATAGTAAGTTGGATATTCACAAAACTATTCACGACCAATTCAATCTCCTGCGCATCGTAGATAATGAATCATACCCCGCCTTTTTTGAGATTGAAGGGAATCGTTATACATTAAAAATAGAGAGAGCCGATGAAAATAGGAAACTTTGA
- the pseG gene encoding UDP-2,4-diacetamido-2,4,6-trideoxy-beta-L-altropyranose hydrolase has protein sequence MKTLIRADSSSTIGLGHIMRDLVLAKSFEGEVFFACQNLEGNIIASIPYEVKILKSNDAEELIALIKALHVKLLVIDHYGIDAHFERSVKEATGVKILSFDDTYQAHHCDILLNHNLSANAARYTNLVPKTCELRCGSVYTLIREEFKLEKEKSCEKIYDVLVAMGGTDASNITLSILKTLPKSLHVSVLTTSANAHLHELQNYTQDKPNIALHVNSNEVAKLLHQSRLAIVTPSVMVHEVLFMEIPFIAIKVASNQDDIFAYLQAQEYTVLEAFNDALLKNEIQRLFQ, from the coding sequence ATGAAAACACTCATAAGAGCGGATAGTTCAAGCACCATCGGGCTTGGGCATATCATGCGAGATTTAGTGCTTGCCAAAAGTTTTGAGGGTGAAGTCTTTTTTGCGTGTCAAAATTTGGAGGGCAATATCATCGCCTCCATTCCCTACGAAGTCAAAATATTAAAATCAAACGACGCAGAAGAGCTAATAGCCCTCATTAAAGCTTTACATGTAAAACTTTTAGTGATTGATCATTACGGCATTGATGCACATTTTGAGCGAAGCGTCAAAGAGGCTACAGGAGTGAAAATCCTAAGCTTTGATGACACCTACCAAGCGCATCACTGTGATATTTTACTCAACCACAATCTCTCCGCAAATGCAGCGCGGTACACAAATCTTGTACCCAAAACATGTGAATTACGTTGCGGAAGTGTCTACACACTTATCCGCGAAGAGTTTAAACTCGAAAAAGAAAAATCCTGTGAAAAAATCTACGATGTGCTGGTCGCCATGGGTGGTACAGACGCATCGAACATCACCCTTTCCATCTTAAAAACCCTCCCAAAATCTTTACATGTAAGCGTTCTGACAACGAGCGCCAATGCACATCTTCATGAGCTTCAAAACTACACCCAAGATAAGCCCAATATCGCTTTACATGTAAACTCGAACGAAGTAGCCAAACTGCTACACCAAAGCCGTCTTGCCATCGTGACACCGAGCGTTATGGTGCATGAAGTACTCTTTATGGAAATACCCTTCATCGCGATTAAAGTGGCAAGCAATCAAGACGATATATTTGCATACCTTCAAGCACAAGAATATACGGTGTTAGAAGCATTTAATGACGCTTTATTAAAAAATGAAATTCAAAGGCTTTTCCAATGA
- a CDS encoding Gfo/Idh/MocA family protein, whose protein sequence is MQRTLSCAIVGAGSIGGLIDSPNSANIASHAHAFLKHPSCKLVAICEPNSANQNAFIGRWGQMGVYHSLDALLQYETIDLLAIASPTQFHAKALEEALHVKSVQAILCEKPLVATAKELAHIAPMLLSSEKKILIHLMRRYDPSFIKLANDIAAQKWGKAVRFQGVFTKGLLHNGVHMLAVLSHFFGEIENIKSLHVKRLHEDISGDFEVTCKEDRGVLSCMEELPYSAFELTLWFDNGKVEIKEGGSRIESFIKIPSPLYEGYFSLEHEETLPNTLKDYALHSLEFLLQNDDITCKQILQEHINVHTKIFETIAKEK, encoded by the coding sequence ATGCAAAGAACTCTCTCATGTGCCATTGTTGGAGCAGGCAGTATTGGCGGTCTTATCGACTCGCCTAATAGTGCGAACATTGCATCACATGCCCATGCATTTTTAAAACATCCCAGCTGTAAACTTGTCGCTATTTGCGAACCCAACAGTGCAAACCAAAATGCGTTTATTGGGCGTTGGGGACAAATGGGCGTTTACCATTCGCTGGATGCTCTTTTGCAGTATGAAACTATCGATCTACTTGCTATTGCTTCGCCGACGCAATTTCATGCAAAAGCGTTGGAAGAGGCTTTACATGTAAAAAGTGTGCAAGCCATTTTGTGTGAAAAACCTTTGGTTGCAACGGCTAAAGAGTTGGCGCATATCGCACCAATGCTTCTTTCTAGCGAGAAAAAAATTCTGATTCATCTTATGAGACGGTATGACCCCTCTTTTATCAAACTTGCCAATGACATTGCCGCACAAAAATGGGGCAAAGCCGTGCGCTTTCAAGGCGTTTTCACCAAAGGCTTGCTTCACAATGGTGTACATATGCTAGCCGTTTTGAGTCACTTTTTTGGTGAGATAGAGAATATAAAATCTTTACATGTAAAACGTTTACACGAAGACATCAGTGGCGATTTTGAGGTTACCTGTAAAGAGGATAGAGGTGTGCTGAGTTGCATGGAAGAACTTCCTTATTCGGCATTTGAGCTTACCCTCTGGTTTGACAATGGTAAGGTAGAAATCAAAGAGGGAGGCTCTCGCATTGAGTCGTTCATCAAAATACCCTCACCTTTGTATGAAGGCTATTTTAGTTTGGAACATGAAGAGACTTTGCCCAACACATTAAAAGACTATGCTCTGCATTCCCTTGAATTTTTACTCCAAAATGACGATATAACCTGCAAACAGATCTTGCAAGAACACATCAATGTTCATACAAAAATTTTTGAAACCATTGCAAAAGAGAAATAA